TAAATTGGACACCTGATATCGAAAGGGTATTTGACTATTACAATAAACTGGTTGAGCCCGATAGACCAGCAGTACGGTTCACCACCCTATTTTTTGTGATATTGTTGTTGTTGATTGTTTTGGTCGGGGCTGGTGTCTACCTTATCTTGGAGGGGATTATTTGATTGCCGACCGTATTTTTTCAGCCACTTCCTCGAACTCCTCTTCAGTAATTTCCACCTTGTGCTGAAAGGTCGCATCCTTCATGCTGTGAAGGGGAATCAAATGTACATGTACATGGGGCACCTCAAGACCGATCACCATCATACCTACCCTTTCGCAGGGCACTGTGGCCTCAATGGCCTTTGCCACTTTTCGCGAAAAGGCCATCAGCCCCATATAGTCACTTTCATCCAAGTCAAAGATTTTATTGACCTCCTTTTTGGGTACACAGAGTGTATGCCCCTTTGAATTGGGGTTGATGTCCAAAAAAGCAAAATGATGCTCATCTTCCGCGATTTTATAGCACGGAATCTCTCCATTGATGATTTTGGTAAAAATACTGGCCATTTGGTACGGTTCTAAACAAAAAAAATCCTGCCCTTTAAGGCAGGATTAAAGATATAAATTTATGAGGATGCTATTCACGGGTGATTTCTAAAATTTCAAACTTTAAGGTTCCGTTGGGTACGGTTATCTCGGCGACATCACCAACCGATTTGCCCAATAGCCCCTTGCCTATTGGAGAAGTCACTGAAATCTTTCCTGACTTCAAGTCTGCCTCACTCTCGGCCACTAAGGTATATTTCATTTCTTGTCCGTTGTTCTGGTTCTTCAACTTTACCGTCGAAAGCACCAACACTTTTGAAGTATCTAGCTGCGATTCGTCAATCAACCGTGCATTGGCCAAGGTCTCTTCCAATTTAGAAATTTTCATCTCTAAAAGCCCCTGTGCTTCCTTCGCGGCATCATATTCGGCGTTCTCTGACAAATCGCCCTTGTCTCTGGCCTCGGCAATGGCTTGTGAGGCCTTTGGCCGTTCAACATCCCTCAAGTAATCAAGTTCTTCCCTGAGTTTTTTTAATCCTTCCGCTGTATAATAAGATACGTTGCCCATATCGTTGTATTTTTATCGCCATCGAGTACCAGACCCCGAACGGGAATCTTTGTATGGCTCGGTTTATTAAATAGAAAAAATCCTCCGCTTTGACCATGCATGCATGGTTTTTGCGAGGATTTAACGCAAAGATACACAAATTTTGAGCATTTTTACCTTACGAACAGCTTTTCAGCATGTTATGAAGTATGTACCTCTTTTCACGTTCTTGCTCTTGTTTATTGCTTGTGGCAAAGACAATGCGGAGCGAAACCCCTTTTTACAGGAAACCAATTTCAGGTTTGAACTGAACCTCAACCTACCACTCTACAACGGACTCAACACCATTGGAAACCCAGTGTATGTTGGCAACAATGGGGTGGGACTTAGGGGCGTCTTTGTCATGAAGACCAGTGTTGACACCTATTTTGCCTTTGAGGCATCGTGCCCTAACCATATACCCAATTCATGTTCTACCATGACCCTTGACGGGCAGAATGTCACTTGTTCGTGCGAAGACTTTGAATATAGCCTTTTTACTGGTCAATTGCTCAACCGCCCAGATGATGGAGAACGATATTTTGATCTCTTGTTCTACAGGGCTGTACAAAGTGGTAATACCGTGACTATTTCGAATTAATACAACAGGTGTTCGATATAAAATCGAAACAATGATGGGGCTGACACCAATGAACAAGCCCAATGTCACTTCGAGCACAGTCGAAAAGCCTTAAAAATGGAGGCTTTTAAATAGGTCTCGACTGCGCTAGACCTGACAGAATATTTATATTGTTGAAAATCAAATGCTTGAGTGCCGTCTTACATCGAACTCACGTTACCCTATTGTTTTCCCAATATCTGGTCCATCAACCAACTGATGTGCAGTCCATCTACGCCCAAAGATGGGTGTTTGGCGTCTCCTATCAGATGTCTTTTGATGTTTTCAACATGATAGTGCTGTATGTGCTTCGGATTTTCTATCAGCAATGATTCTGTTCTTGCTTCAGTGGTCAACTGAATTGGTGCCTCATCAAACACCGAAAAAACAATTTTACCTTTTGAACCGTATATCTCCACTACATCTTCACGTTCATGAGCACCAAAGTTCCAGCTGCCCTGGCCTGTGACACCGCTTTCATATACCCAATTACCCACGATATTGTCAAAAGCTTTATACAGCCCCATTTGGTTTCTGGCAAAACCCTGTGCCTTTTTTACGCTTCCGAAGAAATAAGAAAAAAGATCTAGCCCATGGCTGGCCAAATCATCGAAATAGCCCCCCGGGGCCACCGCTGGATCGGTACGCCAGTTGTATTCGACATTCAAATCCTTTCTATTGGGCGGTTTGCCCAAATGCCAGCGTATATGCCTTACGTCTCCAATAAGGCTTTTGGCCAACCACTGCTTGACTTGGTTAAAACGTGGTAATGAGCGGCGATAATGGGCAATGAACAAGGGCAGGTTTTTCTCTTCAAAGGCTTGGCAAATGGACAAACTTTCTCTGAAAGAGGGTGCCATCGGCTTTTCAACACAACATGGCTTGCCTGCCTCGGCCACCTGCAACGCATAGTATTTATGGGTGTCGGGTGGGGTTGCAATGTAGACGGCATCAACCAAAGGGCTTTCAATTAGTTCCGCAGCATTATCGGTATACTTTGGAATGCCGTGTCGGTACGCATAGTCTCTTGCTTTGCCAATATCACGTCGCATGACCATACACCCCTCAAATCCGTCAGTCATCTGATAGGCAGGGCCACTCTTTACCTCGGTAACGGCACCACAGCCAATAAAGCCCCAGCGAATGGGGCCTTTATCAAAATAGGGTTTAAGGGCCATCTAGCTAGTTTTTTCAAAAGTACTTGAAATCTTCTTTTGCCCTCACCCCTAAATCCCCCTCTCCCACGGGAGAGGGGACTCTCAAAAGATTCAAAAATTCACGGTCGCACCCAACAAAAAGTTAATGCCCGCTTGCGGATAATAACCGGCACCCTCAAATGTGACTACGCTTCCTGAAGAGTCATCATCAAAGGTGAAGAAATAGCCGTTTGAAACGATATCTTGGTCAAAAAGGTTGTTCACCAACCCAGACAGTACAATGCTCTTAACGAACGAATTGGTCTCAATGGTGTACTGCAGGTTCAAATCGGTTTGCGAATAGGCCTCCAAAATCGAGGCTTCTGAATCAATGTTTCCCATGTACTGTTCCCCCACATATTTCGAGAGGAGCGAAATCTGAAAATACTCGTTCGGTGCGTAGGTGAGCATATTGCCCGCAACCACGCTCGGTGAATAGGCGATATTGGTATTGCCCAGGTTTCGTAACTGTCCATCTCGTTGAAAGATAAAATCCACATTTTTATTATCGCTCAATGCGATGTTTGGCCGCAGTCGCCATTTATTGCCCAACGCAATATTGGCATCCACTTCAAGGCCCAGACGATAACTATCGCCCACATTGGCACGTAGTGGCGCACCCACATCGTTCAGTTCGCCTGTTAGCACCAGTTGGTCTTTGTAGCGCATGTAATACACATTGGTGTTTACCTGTACGGAGGGCGAAACATAGCGCCAGCCCAATTCAAAATCGTTCAGTTTCTCTGGCCGTGGGTTACCGTTCTCATAATCGTTTCTGTTAGGCTCTCGATTGGCCCTGGCATACGAAAAGTAGAAATTATGGTTACGATTCAAATTATAGGTAATTCCCGCTTTGGGATTGAAAAAGTCAAAGGTATCATCGACCAAGCCCGTATCTTCACCATTGGCCTCATAGCCTACGGTTCTATACTGCAGGTCACCAAAAAGGCTCCATTTTTGGTTCAATTTATAGATGGCCTTTGCGTATAGGTTAAAATCCGTTTTGGTGGAATTATCATCATAATATCGATCACGATACTCACTATCACTTGCAAAACGAGCCCATATGACCTCTCCAAAATGGTCGCCTTTATAAATATTGTAGCCCCCACCCAAAATGAGATCCAGGTCTTCATTTTCATAATTGGCAGAGAAAACAGTACCATAAAAATCGTTGTCAAGCCATCTTCTGCGAATCAAGTCGGTAGTATTTACCTCTTCATCGTTGACATTAAGGGGCTCAAAACCATAGGTTGCAAAATCATCATCTTCGCGAAACTGTTCAAAAAAGCCCCGGCCACGGGTATAGTGCAGGGCTATATTGGTGCTCCAATTGCTGCCTAGTTGCTCGTTCCAGTGCAGTTGAAAATGGTCTTGTTTATAGTTGTCCACTTCGTTTTCATAGAACCGTACATTACCGTTCTCATCTGTATAAATGCCGGCGGCATTAAAGGTTCTGTTTGTTCGCAAAGTCTCGGCATCAATACCGTACCAAGCTTGGTAGGTTATCTCGTGTCCGCCAAAAAGAAGTGCCTTGACAAGGGTATTGTCATCGACATAGGTTCCTTGAAGAAAATAGGAATCGAGCTCTGCTGAAGCTCTGTCTATATAACCGTCAGAAGTTATGCGTGATAACCTTCCGGCCAGTTCTATTTTATCATTGAGCAGCCCTGTACTAAACTTGACATTGTTGCGCAGGGTATTAAAGCTACCATATGAAGAAGAAATGCGGGCGTAAGCATCTTCAGAAAATCCATCGGTCAACAAGTTAAGACTGGCGCCAAAGGCTCCGGCCCCATTGGTAGAGGTGCCCACCCCCCGCTGCAGTTGTAAACTTTCGGTCGAAGAGGCAAAATCGGGCATATTCACCCAAAAAGTGCCTTGTGATTCGGCGTCGTTATAGGGAATACCATTGATGGTGACATTCACACGTGTGGCATCACTGCCACGCACCCTGATACCCGTATACCCCACGCCAGCCCCTGCATCTGAAGTGGTTACCACAGCAGGCAGGTAATTCATCAAAATCGGAATATCTTGCCCAAGGTTTCTTGGGGCAATCTCTTCCTTGTCCAGATCGGAAAAGGTGACCGGTGATTCTTTGGTTACCCGAACGGCCTGCACGAGTACCTCATCGAGTACGACTTTTTTTCCTTCTAAAGTGTCTTGTTGTTTTTCTTGTGCACTGAGACCCAGTGCCAGCCCTGAAAGGGCAAAAGTTGCGAATACAGTCTTCATCCGTAAAAATTTTTACGAATAAAAGGGGCCATTATTCTGGTTTGACTTTGATTGTTGTTGGTCATGCCAATTATCTGGCAACAAACACAACGATTAGGAAATACCAAATGGCGATTTATCGCCTCCCTTGGCGGCATTACCCGCCCAGGTTCATTGGGTATAATCTCAGCCCTACAAATTGCAAATGATATAGTATGAAT
This portion of the Flagellimonas lutaonensis genome encodes:
- a CDS encoding HIT family protein, translating into MASIFTKIINGEIPCYKIAEDEHHFAFLDINPNSKGHTLCVPKKEVNKIFDLDESDYMGLMAFSRKVAKAIEATVPCERVGMMVIGLEVPHVHVHLIPLHSMKDATFQHKVEITEEEFEEVAEKIRSAIK
- the greA gene encoding transcription elongation factor GreA, with amino-acid sequence MGNVSYYTAEGLKKLREELDYLRDVERPKASQAIAEARDKGDLSENAEYDAAKEAQGLLEMKISKLEETLANARLIDESQLDTSKVLVLSTVKLKNQNNGQEMKYTLVAESEADLKSGKISVTSPIGKGLLGKSVGDVAEITVPNGTLKFEILEITRE
- a CDS encoding Gfo/Idh/MocA family protein; this translates as MALKPYFDKGPIRWGFIGCGAVTEVKSGPAYQMTDGFEGCMVMRRDIGKARDYAYRHGIPKYTDNAAELIESPLVDAVYIATPPDTHKYYALQVAEAGKPCCVEKPMAPSFRESLSICQAFEEKNLPLFIAHYRRSLPRFNQVKQWLAKSLIGDVRHIRWHLGKPPNRKDLNVEYNWRTDPAVAPGGYFDDLASHGLDLFSYFFGSVKKAQGFARNQMGLYKAFDNIVGNWVYESGVTGQGSWNFGAHEREDVVEIYGSKGKIVFSVFDEAPIQLTTEARTESLLIENPKHIQHYHVENIKRHLIGDAKHPSLGVDGLHISWLMDQILGKQ
- a CDS encoding TonB-dependent receptor; this encodes MKTVFATFALSGLALGLSAQEKQQDTLEGKKVVLDEVLVQAVRVTKESPVTFSDLDKEEIAPRNLGQDIPILMNYLPAVVTTSDAGAGVGYTGIRVRGSDATRVNVTINGIPYNDAESQGTFWVNMPDFASSTESLQLQRGVGTSTNGAGAFGASLNLLTDGFSEDAYARISSSYGSFNTLRNNVKFSTGLLNDKIELAGRLSRITSDGYIDRASAELDSYFLQGTYVDDNTLVKALLFGGHEITYQAWYGIDAETLRTNRTFNAAGIYTDENGNVRFYENEVDNYKQDHFQLHWNEQLGSNWSTNIALHYTRGRGFFEQFREDDDFATYGFEPLNVNDEEVNTTDLIRRRWLDNDFYGTVFSANYENEDLDLILGGGYNIYKGDHFGEVIWARFASDSEYRDRYYDDNSTKTDFNLYAKAIYKLNQKWSLFGDLQYRTVGYEANGEDTGLVDDTFDFFNPKAGITYNLNRNHNFYFSYARANREPNRNDYENGNPRPEKLNDFELGWRYVSPSVQVNTNVYYMRYKDQLVLTGELNDVGAPLRANVGDSYRLGLEVDANIALGNKWRLRPNIALSDNKNVDFIFQRDGQLRNLGNTNIAYSPSVVAGNMLTYAPNEYFQISLLSKYVGEQYMGNIDSEASILEAYSQTDLNLQYTIETNSFVKSIVLSGLVNNLFDQDIVSNGYFFTFDDDSSGSVVTFEGAGYYPQAGINFLLGATVNF